In Ciconia boyciana chromosome 5, ASM3463844v1, whole genome shotgun sequence, the DNA window AGacatgtttcttctgtttgcagattatttttgtcaaaaaaccTTAAGGAAGTgactgataaaaagaaaaatgctattttgaaaGACATAGATGAAAAACTaacaagaacagcaaaagaACTGGGTTATTCTCTGGAACAAAAAACCATGAAGATGAAACAGAGAGATAAGAAAGTATGACTTTCCTGATCCACTGAAGAGAACTAAGTTCTGttaaacttttttcatttacttgcctttttaaaaattttttatttttcttcctagtcaGTAAAGATGCTTCATTTAGGAATTTCCAGAGCTAATCAGCTCTCTCTATAAAACTTTAGGAGAGGGAAGATTAATAGAAGTGTGTTCTAAATAAAATAGGATTAAATCAAAACACTTCACTCTTGTAAACCATAGCTTGGCattcaattaaagaaaaaaaaaaacaacagtaaggGAAATAGtctaaaaactaaaacaaatggggagcatggaaaaaaacctgcttcaAAGTGAAGATTCATGTAAACAGTTGGGTTGGATCTGTTGGAAACGGGAACATTAAGGGTGGTATGGATTAGtaatagggtttttttgcagaccTATCAGAAATAATTATGGTAGGGGGTGACTCAATAAATGTAGTACAGTGCTACACAAGTGACTACAAGGATTCCTAGATTTCACAACTTGGCTGAAATGGAGTTTCCAGTTATTTTAGTAAAGtataaaagtattaaaagtaACTGCTATATACTTTAAAACTAAGTTGATGTCCTGGAGCCTGGACACTATATTAGGTTTGACCATCAGTAGTCAGGCGTTAATGTTTAGTGAGGTGAGTGGTTTTATGACTTAGTGCTGTATTCAGTTTCCTGTCTCTTCATTTAGGTGGTGACCAAAGCATTTCATGGAGCAGGCCTAGTTGTTCCGGTAGACAAAAATGATGTCGGATACAGAGAACTTCCCGAAACAAATGGTAAATATCTTGTTTACTATATTCTTCTACTTTATTTAAGTAAACAACCTTCAGTCATACAGCTCCTCTGCAAAAACCAAACTGCTTTCCTATTTCCTACTTGAAGAATATGAGTGGTGGGAGTAAAAGGCAGGAGTCTTAACCATCACACTTGAgctcaaagtattttctttaaacgAACCAGATGAGAATCAATGAAACATgctaaatctgaaataattcctGAAGTAGTAGTTGAGACaaccctctctttttttattggCACTCTTTTATTGGCTCTCTTTTTTATATGCGGGAAGTAGATCCAAAGAACTGATCTACATTCAGGGATTTGTGGGTTTATTTCTTCACCCCCCTCTTCTCCCAGTGTTGTTCTAATCAGAATCAGTTCCTTGATGCAAGTTCACCACACAAATGCTCGTATCTATATGGGGAACTGAGACAGATGGGTATGGGGTAGGAATgagcagcaaagggaaagggggaagctCTTTCACCAGCAGCTCAGGGTGTGTCCGCTTAGTCTTCATGTAAGTGTGACACACATGTATGTTTTTGCCACAAACTACTTCTGTgcaatattaaatttatttatttaaacttctaaatatttctgcttttgttttttgcagCTAATCTCAAAAAAATTTGTAAGGCCATTGTTGATGCTCCTACTGATGATGAGAGACTGAAGGCCTTTGCACCCATTCAAGAAATGCTCACCTTTGTTCAGTTTGCTAATGATGAATGTGATTATGGAATGGGATATGAACTGGGTGTGGACCTGTTTTGCTATGGATCACATGTGAGTACTGCAACAACCATACTTTGCAAAATTAGGCATTATTTTATGCATGGACTGGGAGCTGTTCTGTGTCATAGATCTTTATTCCCAACTCTGTCGCATAATTATCCCTAGGAATCATGAAAGCCTACAAGAATATTCTTAATTTGTGAAGACTGTTAAAAAGTCACACTTGTGACACCATTCCATGTTCAATTTAAAATTGCGTGTATGGAAAGCACAATTATGCTATCCAGAAgcatttaaatagcatttaacCGTTGTGATTTGGCATGCATAATACAAGGAGTTGTTGTTAGACTCTTAAAAATGCAGAGTGTGTGATCCAGATATACTGAATAGCTATAGCCCCCTGTCCCCAACTACTTGTATGGGCACAAGCACTCATGTTCAGCTGGATCAAGAAACAGACTGATGTTTGTAGTaacaccagcaaaaaaaaaaggagcctAAGTCAGTTGCCTGCCTACACTGCCTGTATGGCTGTGTAAAAGACCTCCCAGCAGCTAGCTGCATCTCCATGTTTCTAATATCTCTCTTTCTGGTTCTGTGTTAACAGAATGTCATAAGTAAGCTGATTGAGTCAATCACATGTAAAGATTCTGCTTAACACTTTTTGGTCTGTATTAGCCACTGCCCCACTGATGAAAAGGGTCACGTCTGTAATAAATCTATGGCTAGGAAGTAACGTATAAAGAAGCTTCAATGTAAGTGCAGTGTGAACAGATGGGCATAGAAACACCCATGCAAAATAGCTTCTTTTAGTAGAAACAGTATTGGCTAAGGGGCGCTCCAAAGCATCATgtagaaagattaaaaaatctTGCAGTACTAAATGTAGGCCCAGAAAAGTTGTGCTCAACACTAGTTAAAATATTTAgccactgaaatgaagaaaatttgcTGCTCTGTCCATACGCTGTTAAATCACTAATGTGTTTCTTAGAtttcctgccctgctcttgTAAGTTCCCTACAGCATCTGGGAATGTGTTGTATTTCCCTCTATCCTGTGTATTTTAGGGCCCTTTCTTCACTGACTGCGCTGCTTCAGCTGCTTAATTCCTTCCTACATCTGGAAGGGCTGTGAAGGAAATAGTTACTCCCAGTTGGCTGAGTAGGTGGAGGCAAAACCCCATCTCTCACGCTTCGTGCTTCTCGGCACATGAGATTAACTACTGACAAACTTGTGCAATGAATAATTATGTCTTCACAGCATTGTGACATGGCCTGATACTTATCTTATGCAGCAGTTTGAAACAGCTATAATTTTGCagctattttctgaaaatagaaACCTCACTTCATTTTCTAGTTTagtaaacagaaaggaaaaacaatggcTTTGCACATAAATAACACCACGGTTGGCCCCAGCATTTTTACCTGGCTGTAGACACTTAGAGCTGCTTTCCATTCTGACAAGAGCTCTGTGTGCAGAGCCAGAAGAAACTCTGACACTTCATGTGTAGCCCAAGACACAAAATGATTTAAACCTCTTTCCCGTCATAGATGTACAGTGGGCTTACGTGTACAGTAACCATCACAAACGCTAAATACGCTCTGACTGCTACACGTTTGAAGCACTGAAATAGTTACTGAGTACTGTTGTGATCCCCTGGAGCTGTGGGGTGTGACGGGACGAGGGACTTCAACCGCAGGCTCGACATCTCCATGCCTTGAATAGCTATCATCTCTTGCCttgctaaaaatacatttccatctCTCAGGGCAGCAGTTGAGGTAACCCGGCCTGACCTCGCTGTGGCCCTTACAGGTGTAGCGTGGCTGTGTGCTCAGCCCTTTCAGGGGTGGCTGAAGGACCCTTTCGGGGGTGGTGCAGTTTGAAGTGGCAGAGCCTTCAGGTCGGGCTGCTCCCGCGGTACAAGCAAGGCCACTGacccccagggctgctcttgtTTTCCCTCTCGCCTACAGTACTTCCACAAGACGGTgggccagctgctgcctctggctTACACCCTGCTGAAGAGGAACCTCTTTGCCCAGATCATCGAGTCGCACTTGGCCAACCGGCGGGAGGAGAAGGTGGACCAGCTCACGCCCTGAGCGGGGCCCCCAGGGGCGGGCGTTCTTGCGTTCCCGGGCGTGGGGTTTTCTCCGTGGCGGTGCGTGTGCGCGGTGGCTGTACCCCGCGGGGCCGTTCCCGCCGCCAGTAAAGCTGTTCTGAGAACGGAGCCGCCTCTCCGTGCTGCCTGCTCGCACCAAACCGCCGGGGGGGGTTGGCCTGCGCATGCgctggggcggcggggggcgcgtCATGTGCCACTACTGCGGCAACCTGCGGGCGGAAGTTGTCGCGCGTGAGGCTGGGCCTGGCTGTCCCGCGGCCGCGCCCCGGAGGGGCACCGCTCCCGCGGCAGCGGGGGGACTcggccgggggggaggggggggcggctCACCAGCGGAGCCTCCGCCGGCCGTGGCCTAAAGCCGCGGCCGCCGTCTTCGGAAGAGCGCCGGCACCCCGAAGGAGAGCAGGGGCTTTCGGGCGCTCAGCGCTCTGAGAGCCGGCGGGGAGGAGCGCGGCTGGTGGCCTCCGCTCAGCGCTGGATCCATCCGTCAGTGCCAGGTCACCCTGCTTCCCCTGCGGCCGGGActtgctgcctgtgcctgcagctCAAGCTTGGGCATAGGGACAGCTGAAGTACAGCGTTTGGGTCATTCTCCGTTCTCTGCTCTCCTCCGTCTCTCAGCCTGAAGCGAAGCCTAGCCCACTCAGCGTTGCTGTGCCGCTTACTGTAAGGAAGCCCAAGAAGGGCGGGTTACTATTTCATGTTCCTTAGAGAAGCTGTAGGCAGCGGGGAAGTGATTCGATCATGGACTTGTTTGGTGTAGCTGAGTCGCAGCCAGCTGCTTATTTACACCTACCCAACCCCATTTCCTTGCTCTCTCTGATTTTTACTGGCGCTGTGCATTTCCTCAAGTCTAGGTAAAAAACTCAGTTACAGCAGCTTTCCCTTGTGCATTGTAACAACGCACTGCATCTGCCCTCAGCCTGCCGGATCTGGCTGAATTAACAGGGAACAATAAGATTAAAAACCAGCTAACTGATATTACGAGATAAATTAGAAATTCCACTGCATTTGCTACCTTGTTAGTCAGATGAAGTCACCCCCTTTTCACAAAtctagacttttaaaaatagaatcaAAGTGATTTTGTACAAGATGCAAATTGTTTTCAAGTTCATTGGTCCACTACCtctattttgttgttattacaCTTCAAGTTTTATTCTCAGGCAAGTGCTTGAAATAACAGTCcagaaaacaatggaaaataacaCCACTTCTTACTCAGCAGGCCTGCCACCGTACAGTGACTTGACTTCTACTGTAGCAGTTCACGTCATTACTAATGATGATGGTACTGCTGAGGAGGATTATACACCTCTAGCAACATGCTCAAATCTCAAAGTTGTCCCTACTTTTTAGCAAACAATTATACTTCCACAGGTCCCTTCCACCATAAACTAATAAGTAATTCACAATGCAAGTCAGAGTGCTTCAAAAGTGTATCTATCTCAAGTTTTTGTAtcaaaaaggtattttcagtTCTTGGAATCACATGCCACATCTCCTTTTGTAAATCTGACAACCCCACCCCTTTCAATCAGCATATAAATGTTCCATTTCTTCAAACATAAGCACAAGCATGCAGGGACTTTTTCATGAGAACagaattttatgttttttacataaaaaagaGGTACTTCCTTGAAAACTTGGTCTCTTTCTAGGTTCCAAGCAGAAGAGACCTTCATATTAATGCCCTGTAAATCATACAAGTAACAAAAAAGTATTCACCTTTCGCATTGTTATCTAAATACGAACTTGAATCTGCAAAAATGGGGAACTTTAGTGTGGATGTTCCAGTCTTACCTATTAACTTCtaattgaaaaggaaaactgaaggaaaaaatactgaagtgctGTACATCCTTAATATACATCATCAACAGATGTCTAACCTACCTTTTTTTGAAACCAGAGGTACTAAAAATGTACTGTGTAGAAACTACATAATCCTGGCTTTTAGACAGTAAAAGCGTCATCCTCTTAACTCTCAGGAAGCCAACTATtctataattatataattaagacaatttttaaaatgtctgttttggaaaaaaaataatacctaACACTGATCTGTGTGATTGGGTTGATTTGGTTACTGATTAGTAACCAAATATTAGGCAATACAAAGACTGCATCTCCTCctaaaattcattattttctttgttatctGCTGACTAGTTTTGTCTGTAAAATTCCTAGCTGTTAATTTTCTCtcagggaaaataaacacaaaaattaacACAAATATTGTTTGtgaaaacaatgagaaaacaTGACAGAACAATAAATGGTCATACAGaagtttttaatgtttgattAAATCATCACAGTAACCAGAATTTTTACTGTAATGATATGCAGCTCTACCACACtagtataaataaaaacattaagatCAATATTAAATACAGCTCTAGGCAACATCACAGATTAACAAAGAATGCATTCTTCATGAACCAGTAACTGaatgggttttttaaaagaaaaaacaaaaaacaaacaaatgctgACACTTTCCCCCTCCCATCCACCACGTTTTTTCAAATTAGTAACTTGAGTAAGGCGCTGGAAGTTTTAAGTCAGAAAATCTTTGTTGCACAACACAGGCACACATACTTCATTATCAGAACCTCTAACGTATGTTTACCAGAAGACATTTTCAATGTCAACAGGGAAAGCTTAGCAGGTAAGGAGAGCAAACGGAGATGCACAACTTATATGCAGTACTCGGGATCCGTACTGAAATTGTAAAACACAGCAGGCATgtgaactgtattttaattcagaCAGTACAGTCTGTAGAATTAGGTGCAAATTGATACGGTACACACAGCAGTGTCTTATAAGAACATCAGAAATGGCAGAGGTTTCTGGCAGAGGTTTcaaactgatttaaaacaatttttatacGTGTAGTGCATTTATATTCTTccactgtagaaaaaaaaataggtaacAGAAATCAACATCACAGACAACTTTCAGAGCTGCCTTCTGTAAatgggccagatcctgctctTTGCCAAGTTTCTTCTGTAAACTTTCTTCAGGCTTATGCAGTGTAATGGAACACATTTTGGACGATTAGCACTGACTTCACGTGGAAGAATACAGCTAGTTGCTGCAACACTCCCATTGTAACACATCCCGATTCCCTGTTTCAGTTCCAAACCCGTTTTTAATACAAGGGGTGATCACCATGAGCCCACTGGCACCTTTCACTTTCTACTGGTTCCAGTTGCTGCAAGAGATGAACTGATGAGATGCAGATGGCAGTTCTATACTtggaaaaatcagtaaaaattcAGCAGAGCACTTAAGCACAGGCATTATTGTGGAGGTTGCCAAACGTACCAGAATTTCGTTTCAGTATGTTATTGTACTTCAGATAAAATCATACTGAGTACTTTGTGAATAAAGATGTTTGAGCTAACTGTGATGAACACCTTAGAGATACCTAGGATTATTATTTTAGACTTTTaccatttatatttttgcaGTCTTGTAGGCATAATtgttaaaagaaggaaattttatCTAACCCCATATTATGAAGCATGATTTTTGTCAGCcagatttcttaattttttttcctcccaactTTAGGCTTATAgcatattgctttttttcctctgcatgtgtttgtggtggtggtggtttgaTAAAATGAGTATGAAACAAATTAATCTAgtaactggaaagaaaaaagtaaagggATCTGGCAGTTCCTCTGCTAGTGTGTGTGTTGCTCCTGAATTTTAAGGTCCTGCCAAAGTTTCAAGTACCGGCTTCAATTCTGCCCTGCTGCTCATCTTCTGTGGCTATGTATCATTTACACCTCTATAtacttggggggaaaaaaaaaaagagtcaaagGCAATCTAGTAATTATAGTTGCTTTCttcctattatttttaaaaccctgcagtctttttaaataaaattttaatattactgTTCCAGTTATCTGCtagtaaaggaaaaaggaaatctcAAGGTAACGGCAGTGAAAGTTACATTTGAAAATGATCTTACATGCATATTGAATCATAAAGAAACCATTTTGTTTAAACCCTTCATCTAGTTGTAAACATTTGCTAATCCTCCATTACTTGCAGAGGATTATGAATTATTCTATAAAATCACATTACAAAGGTAATTAGTTATGTGAGATGTTAACTGATTCATAAGATTTTTTACTccatacaaatataaataaagaatggtaaaacttcaagaaaaataatatacatttaGTGCAAGTTATGAGTTACATTTCTTCCTACCATGTCAGCAGTGGAACGTCTTTTGCAGAGATGACCGTTCTCAAATTTtacagggggggaaaaagatcTCCAGTGTTGTAGCATGCAATTTTTACCAGATACATGTATACAGAATTGTTCCAGCTCTTAACTAATAGAatagcagtatttttccttatacTGCACAACATTGGTATATATCATAGTGTTTTCAATAATACAAAAATTGCATAAGACCAGGTCACATCATTGATATCTTCTGCAGCAaaaacagtctttttctttgaaacactagtttcatctggttttaatttttctcatatCACGACAGCACATGGGTTGAAAGAAGTCTCGCATGGTTCTTGCAAGGTATTACCTGTTCAATCTGGTTTTGTTGCAGTGGATCTGTACTGCCCCAAGCATTTCACGATGTACAAACTTACACGTTTAATGGCACAAGAAAAACCTCCCTTCTTGTGATCAAACCTCAGTAACTCACAGTACATCTCAATATGAGAAACAACTGCTTCAAAAGGGCACACCAATTTTAAAGAGGCTTTGTTACGGctcaggagagagagaaataaagctCTTCTGGAATGTAGAAAGGTGACATGTAATAATTATACGTTTCATGAATTAACACAACAGTTTTCAATGGTAAAAAGGGCAAGACCTTTCAGTCTCTGTAAGATGGCTCAATTCAGATTGATCCCTCCAGAAACAGGGACTAATAACACACCTCTCCAATGCTGAAGTaccaggctggggctggagaaTTGCGCCACCTCGCTCGGCTCACCCACTGCACTATCATGGCAGACCTGACGTCTCGGGACGCATCCAGTGCAGGACAGCAGCTCTCCCTTCCCATGCGCCCATCAGCCTTCCTCCTCGCCATATATTTCCCCAGACCAACTCCTGATTTCCAGCAGCACTGTTATGCAAAAACCCAGCTCTCGTCTCTGATTTTAGAAGTATCCCTCAGACTAAAGTGTTGTGCTATTCAACAAATGAACCTCCTCTTCcgtttcctctctctcctcagcTATGGGTTTCAGTTGAACATTATTGAGGCGGGGTCTTGGTTTGCCGTCTGGGCCATATGACGGAGGAtatctttttttgttataaTGCCAAGGAGGCGCCTGAAAAGGATAAATGGAAGATGAATATTAAtccaaggaggaaaataataaagcagaacAAATCTGTAGCCAAGTCCTTTTTGTTGACAGGAATAGAGCAAAAGTAAACAGCctgattttctcatttaaacaaaaacattctATTAATCAAAATATTGAGGAACCACCGGTTTGTTAAAAGACAGCAATGCTGAGACACCATATCAGATGGTCTCTGACAGCTGTAGTCCATTTTCGTGAAATACAAGTAATACAAGTAGAGTCCatgacaatttttatttaactttttgtttctacaaaaatgaaattttgattAGCGTATGCCAACAAAAAAGTAACAAAGagggacaaagaaaaaagaggtaTGAAAAATAAGTGATATTGATCCCATTTCATAAGGGAGCCATGTTCCAACCTAGCCATCAGAACCACTTGATGGCCTAAAATCCTAATAGCAAATCACACTGCCCTTCCCTCCATTTTTAAATCGTCAGGATCCTTCCAGTCTGACACACTGGCTCAGGCTGAATGTATTCATAGGGGCACACTGTACTGGCCATGAAacttttgtaaaataaacaacagtTAACTAGTTTTTGGAGTTCAcagctttagaaaataaattgtgaataatgaaagaaaattttcattttccaatttAGATACTGTGCCCTTATGACAGGGTCTTCATGGCTTCTAAAATTATAACTCTGCGAAATATCAAAAAGGGTAAGACTGTCCAAAAGGATAATATCACAGGAGAAGCAAAGAGCAGAATGAATGAGCTGCTGCCCTTGTTATTCTGGTTagtacattttgttttgtcttattAAAGGACGCATGAAATACTTGTGAAATATGAGCA includes these proteins:
- the HPF1 gene encoding histone PARylation factor 1; this translates as MTGGGKRRPRGAAGPAGEQCEKNGDVKKRRSNQADIPDNLRQEAETCYQLRLPEDFYQFWKFCEELDPEKPSDALVSSVGLTLVGPYDILAGKHKKAKSTDLDFNLHWRFFYDPPEFQTILVGDSKTQYHMGYFRDVPDELPVWVGANEAKKGCVISQVGDNVFAAVKLFLSKNLKEVTDKKKNAILKDIDEKLTRTAKELGYSLEQKTMKMKQRDKKVVTKAFHGAGLVVPVDKNDVGYRELPETNANLKKICKAIVDAPTDDERLKAFAPIQEMLTFVQFANDECDYGMGYELGVDLFCYGSHYFHKTVGQLLPLAYTLLKRNLFAQIIESHLANRREEKVDQLTP